One Luteolibacter flavescens DNA window includes the following coding sequences:
- a CDS encoding ShlB/FhaC/HecB family hemolysin secretion/activation protein — protein MRVLLVVCLVASARGQSLPGVAPRLPDAPATESLPPVRAAAENTPGGEVLVQRLEKVVLVSPQGGEEEDLATRLAATSGLLVPSPTKLARVLDRWSGKSLDGRELASLADEVLIHYDREGYPVVSLEVPEQDLSAGVLRLTVEIGRFGEVGVSRPKRGNPELVAKGLRLQSGELVRRGEIDEQLAWYSRTAFRKPRLFVSPGVEPATADLLIAFEESHPWRVNLGYENSGPELLGRDRFLLGVAGWTPGEHLLAWQTVVGSPASSLLANALRWEIPFHGSHQVLQLDAAYAEVATRYTSGGIPVESEGSSWSLAAQQRIPLPSWGGWQQRLAAGFELKGTDQFLLFGGGSVSPGEVVFFHGKLSHELSRHWEDGAATFESGIFASPGGLGGNNDDAAFQAYDARAESDYLIGRFSGDGWWSPGNDWQVHLRGTAQIADSRLLPAEQFAVGGYQTVRGVAEREYSADAGWQASLELHSPLISVGKACDFRVLGFVDHAALDMRDGPSSSLSGAGLGLRMQVMDSIDVRFDHGWRIDHAEQASHIGINLNF, from the coding sequence ATGCGTGTCCTTCTCGTCGTCTGCCTTGTCGCCAGCGCCCGCGGTCAATCGCTCCCGGGAGTGGCACCGCGCCTGCCGGATGCTCCCGCGACGGAGTCGCTGCCACCGGTCCGTGCCGCCGCAGAAAACACTCCGGGCGGTGAGGTGCTGGTGCAGCGTCTGGAGAAAGTGGTGCTCGTATCCCCGCAGGGTGGCGAGGAGGAGGATCTCGCTACCCGACTAGCCGCCACGAGCGGCCTGCTGGTCCCCTCCCCTACAAAATTGGCGCGTGTGCTGGACCGCTGGTCCGGCAAATCACTGGACGGTAGAGAACTCGCCTCGCTGGCCGATGAAGTCCTCATTCACTACGATCGCGAGGGCTATCCGGTGGTCTCGCTGGAAGTACCGGAGCAGGATCTTTCCGCGGGCGTGCTGCGCCTCACGGTGGAAATCGGGCGCTTCGGTGAGGTCGGAGTTTCCCGTCCGAAGCGTGGCAATCCGGAGCTTGTTGCCAAGGGGCTGCGCCTTCAAAGCGGCGAGCTTGTGCGCCGTGGCGAGATCGATGAGCAGCTCGCTTGGTATAGTCGCACCGCCTTCCGCAAGCCGCGGCTGTTCGTTTCTCCGGGCGTTGAGCCGGCCACTGCGGACCTGCTGATCGCCTTTGAAGAGAGCCACCCGTGGCGTGTGAATCTCGGCTATGAGAACAGCGGTCCAGAACTGCTGGGACGGGATCGCTTCCTCCTCGGCGTGGCAGGATGGACGCCCGGCGAGCATCTGCTGGCGTGGCAGACGGTGGTGGGATCGCCCGCCTCATCACTGCTGGCCAATGCCTTGCGATGGGAGATTCCTTTCCATGGCAGCCATCAGGTGCTGCAGCTCGACGCCGCCTACGCGGAAGTCGCCACCCGCTACACCAGCGGCGGCATCCCGGTGGAAAGCGAGGGCTCGTCGTGGTCGCTCGCCGCGCAGCAGAGGATCCCTCTGCCCTCCTGGGGCGGTTGGCAGCAACGGCTCGCGGCGGGCTTCGAGCTGAAGGGCACCGACCAATTCCTGCTTTTCGGCGGCGGCAGCGTGTCGCCCGGCGAGGTCGTGTTTTTCCACGGGAAGCTGAGCCATGAGCTGAGCCGTCATTGGGAGGATGGCGCGGCGACCTTCGAGTCCGGCATCTTCGCCTCGCCCGGCGGGCTGGGCGGAAACAATGACGACGCTGCCTTCCAAGCCTACGACGCGCGGGCCGAATCCGACTACCTCATCGGACGCTTCAGCGGGGATGGCTGGTGGAGCCCGGGGAATGACTGGCAGGTCCATCTGCGCGGCACCGCACAGATCGCCGATTCCCGGCTGCTGCCCGCCGAGCAATTCGCCGTCGGCGGCTACCAGACGGTGCGCGGCGTGGCGGAGCGGGAGTATTCCGCGGACGCCGGATGGCAGGCATCGCTGGAGCTTCACTCTCCGCTCATCTCGGTGGGAAAGGCCTGCGATTTCCGCGTGCTCGGCTTCGTCGATCACGCCGCGCTGGACATGCGGGACGGCCCCTCCTCCTCGCTTTCCGGGGCCGGCCTCGGACTGCGGATGCAGGTGATGGACTCCATCGACGTGCGCTTCGACCACGGCTGGCGGATCGACCACGCGGAGCAGGCGAGCCACATCGGGATCAATCTGAACTTCTGA
- the rpoN gene encoding RNA polymerase factor sigma-54, whose product MADASLHQSLGQQQSLAPQMRRSLEILQANSMELQQLVQQALEINPVLEDITESISLDENSPDPEEADSLDHLNDTDDDWRDLEIMERRSNPWSADDEERREHLYNSIVAPETLQQHLSHQLDLSLVDPDIRQAARHLVGNLDPRGFLDLPALELATRLGIPKKTMEAALKLLQSFDPAGIGASGIQESLLLQLERNGEGGSLEYKIVRDHLEELARKRYPQIARTLGTSVERISEAASRIGRLTPNPGGDFDPSGNPYIQPDVVIEKTDEGFRARLTNEYMPKLRISDFYKDMLGKSSNDRKARHFLREQIREGRTLIRSLSLRQETILSIAEKLIEHQPAFLEKGPRHLRPLTMNEIADQIGLHATTISRAVAGKYVLTPHGLMEMRAFFAAGYQTADGTEVSNAGVREAIQALIGREDPAKPLSDDALAKQLKEQGIPVARRTVAKYREQLGILPSHLRKSFTS is encoded by the coding sequence ATGGCCGATGCCTCGCTCCATCAATCGCTGGGACAACAGCAGTCGCTGGCCCCGCAGATGCGGCGCAGTCTGGAGATTCTCCAGGCGAATTCCATGGAACTCCAGCAGCTCGTCCAGCAGGCGCTGGAGATCAATCCGGTGCTGGAGGATATCACCGAGTCGATTTCGCTCGATGAGAACTCCCCCGATCCGGAAGAGGCTGACTCGCTGGATCACCTGAACGACACCGACGACGACTGGCGCGACCTGGAGATCATGGAGCGCCGGTCAAATCCGTGGAGCGCGGATGACGAGGAGCGTCGGGAGCATCTCTACAACTCCATCGTCGCGCCGGAGACCCTCCAGCAGCATCTTTCTCACCAGCTCGATCTTTCCCTCGTCGATCCCGATATCCGTCAGGCGGCACGCCATCTGGTGGGAAATCTCGATCCGCGTGGCTTCCTCGACCTGCCGGCCCTCGAGCTGGCGACGCGGCTAGGCATTCCGAAGAAGACGATGGAGGCAGCGTTGAAGCTCCTGCAGAGCTTCGACCCCGCGGGCATCGGCGCGTCCGGTATTCAGGAATCGCTGCTGCTCCAGCTTGAGCGGAATGGCGAGGGCGGAAGCCTGGAATACAAGATCGTGCGCGATCATCTGGAGGAGCTTGCTAGGAAGCGCTACCCGCAGATCGCGCGGACGCTCGGCACCAGCGTCGAGCGCATCTCCGAGGCCGCCTCGCGCATCGGTCGCCTCACGCCAAACCCGGGCGGCGATTTCGACCCGAGCGGGAATCCCTACATCCAGCCCGACGTGGTTATCGAAAAGACCGACGAAGGCTTCCGTGCGCGGCTGACGAATGAGTACATGCCGAAGCTGCGCATCAGCGACTTTTACAAGGACATGCTCGGCAAGTCCTCGAACGACCGGAAGGCCCGGCACTTCCTGCGCGAGCAGATCCGCGAGGGCCGCACGCTCATCCGCTCGCTCTCCCTGCGGCAGGAGACCATCCTCTCGATCGCGGAAAAGCTCATCGAGCACCAGCCGGCATTCCTTGAGAAAGGACCGCGCCATCTGCGCCCGCTCACGATGAATGAAATCGCCGACCAGATCGGCCTGCACGCGACGACCATCTCTCGTGCGGTGGCGGGCAAGTATGTCCTCACGCCGCACGGCCTGATGGAGATGCGCGCCTTCTTCGCCGCCGGCTATCAGACAGCCGATGGCACCGAGGTCTCGAATGCCGGCGTGCGCGAGGCCATCCAGGCGCTCATCGGCAGGGAAGATCCCGCCAAGCCGCTCTCCGACGACGCGCTCGCGAAGCAACTCAAGGAGCAGGGCATCCCCGTCGCGCGCAGGACCGTGGCGAAATACCGCGAACAGCTCGGCATCCTCCCGTCGCACTTGCGGAAGTCGTTCACGTCCTGA
- a CDS encoding UTP--glucose-1-phosphate uridylyltransferase, which yields MKRGDFSAFESKMRDAGVMEAAIGAFRHNYEALCREETGLIPESEIKPAEGLAVFEPGSGEWDPALLAQTVVIKLNGGLGTSMGLQKVKSVLEVRPGVNFLDLIVRQVMSLREASGSKVRLLLMNSFSTSEDTLDYLKKHAAGGFAEASEVELMQNQVPKIDEATLAPVEWPASPSNEWCPPGHGDLYPALVGSGWLDRLLADGVKYAFVSNSDNLGAVLEPGLLKHFADSGAPFLMEVTRRTPADRKGGHLAVRSDNGRLLLREVAQCPDGDLEAFQDIDTHQYFNTNSIWLRLDLLKEELAKGGGVLPLPMIKNRKTVDPRDKNSTPVIQLEVAMGAAIECFEGAQAIEVPRSRFAPVKSTADLFALRSDAYLIGDDGRVALAPARNGQPPVVKLDDSYKLVDAIEHLGTPSLADCTEVSISGPLTFENGVVLQGKVAFSAPAGEAKVVRSGTYSDNEISL from the coding sequence ATGAAACGAGGAGATTTTTCGGCTTTCGAGAGCAAGATGCGGGATGCAGGCGTGATGGAAGCGGCGATCGGTGCATTTCGCCACAACTACGAGGCACTTTGCCGCGAGGAAACCGGACTCATCCCCGAGTCCGAGATCAAGCCTGCGGAAGGGCTGGCCGTCTTCGAGCCCGGCAGCGGCGAGTGGGATCCCGCGCTGCTGGCGCAGACCGTGGTGATCAAGCTGAATGGCGGCCTCGGCACCAGCATGGGCCTGCAGAAGGTGAAGAGCGTCCTTGAGGTCCGCCCGGGCGTGAATTTCCTCGATCTGATCGTGCGCCAGGTGATGTCCCTGCGCGAAGCCAGCGGCTCGAAGGTGCGCCTGCTCCTGATGAACAGCTTTTCCACCAGCGAGGACACGCTGGACTACCTGAAGAAGCACGCCGCCGGTGGCTTCGCCGAGGCATCGGAGGTCGAGCTGATGCAGAATCAGGTGCCGAAGATCGACGAGGCGACGCTCGCCCCCGTGGAGTGGCCCGCCAGCCCCTCCAATGAGTGGTGCCCGCCCGGCCACGGCGACCTCTACCCCGCGCTGGTCGGCAGCGGCTGGCTGGACCGCCTGCTGGCAGACGGCGTGAAATACGCCTTCGTGTCGAATTCCGACAACCTCGGCGCCGTGCTCGAGCCCGGCCTGCTGAAGCACTTCGCCGACTCCGGCGCGCCCTTCCTGATGGAGGTGACCCGCCGCACCCCGGCGGACCGCAAGGGCGGCCACCTCGCCGTCCGCAGCGACAATGGCCGCCTGCTCCTGCGCGAGGTCGCCCAGTGCCCGGATGGCGATCTGGAGGCCTTCCAGGACATCGACACGCACCAGTACTTCAATACCAACTCGATCTGGCTGCGCCTCGACCTGCTGAAGGAAGAGCTGGCCAAGGGCGGCGGCGTGCTCCCGCTGCCGATGATCAAGAACCGCAAGACCGTGGACCCGCGCGACAAGAACTCGACGCCGGTGATCCAGCTTGAGGTCGCGATGGGTGCCGCCATCGAGTGCTTCGAGGGCGCCCAGGCCATCGAGGTCCCGCGCTCGCGCTTCGCCCCGGTGAAATCGACGGCCGATCTTTTCGCCCTACGCTCCGACGCCTATCTCATCGGAGACGATGGCCGGGTGGCACTGGCTCCCGCGAGAAATGGCCAGCCTCCGGTGGTGAAGTTAGATGATTCCTATAAGCTCGTGGATGCCATTGAACATCTCGGCACGCCCTCCTTGGCAGATTGCACGGAAGTGAGCATTTCGGGCCCGTTGACCTTTGAAAACGGGGTGGTTCTGCAAGGAAAAGTCGCATTTTCCGCCCCTGCGGGAGAGGCCAAGGTTGTTAGGTCGGGGACATACTCGGACAACGAAATCTCTCTTTGA
- a CDS encoding HAD family hydrolase produces MATIGEIELSAEGFEAVIFDCDGTLVNSMPYHFEAWCEALSLHGAGGIFKEDVFYAMGGRPTKDIVVEINDEYGLKLDPEKVAFTKREAFIRKLSHVELIDEVADFAESLRGKVPMAIATGGTRMVIEKTLQAVGVSDLFEEVVTADDVTVGKPAPDIFLRAAQLLGVKPEKCLVLEDAPAGVMAAQLAGMAVISIPAPLNYLVKK; encoded by the coding sequence ATGGCGACCATTGGTGAGATCGAATTGTCGGCAGAGGGCTTTGAAGCGGTGATTTTCGACTGCGACGGGACCTTGGTGAACTCGATGCCCTATCACTTCGAGGCGTGGTGCGAAGCACTGTCGCTCCACGGTGCAGGCGGCATCTTCAAGGAAGATGTCTTCTACGCGATGGGCGGCCGCCCGACGAAGGACATCGTCGTAGAGATCAACGACGAGTATGGCCTGAAGCTCGACCCCGAGAAGGTCGCCTTCACCAAGCGCGAGGCTTTCATCCGGAAGCTGTCGCACGTGGAGCTCATCGACGAGGTCGCCGACTTCGCCGAGAGCCTGCGCGGCAAGGTGCCGATGGCGATCGCCACCGGCGGCACCCGCATGGTGATCGAGAAGACGCTGCAGGCCGTGGGCGTCTCGGATCTCTTCGAGGAAGTCGTGACTGCCGATGACGTCACGGTGGGCAAGCCCGCACCGGACATCTTCCTGCGCGCCGCGCAGCTCCTCGGCGTGAAGCCGGAGAAGTGCCTAGTGCTGGAAGACGCACCCGCAGGCGTGATGGCGGCCCAGCTCGCCGGCATGGCTGTGATTTCCATCCCCGCACCGCTGAACTACCTGGTGAAGAAGTAA
- the guaB gene encoding IMP dehydrogenase, with translation MADISLGLSFDDVLLVPALSEILPTESDISTFLTADIRLNIPVVSAAMDTVSEPELAVALAREGGMGVIHRACPIADQASMVSRVKRSENAVILKPLTVRKEQTIDEIRAIMAEHGFSGFPVIDAEGRLEGMVTGRDVRYLERPDARVEDVMTRRDKLVTAPANTELEEARRILYQNRIEKLPLVDADGKLVGLITGSDIEKRITFTSAAKDQSGRLRCGAAVGVGPDCVERGQAMIDAGADALFIDAATGHTSRVMEVISKLRSLSDRPVIAGNVVTEQGAKDLVAAGASALKVGVGPGSICTTRVIAGVGMPQFTAIQNVSRYCRERGVKVIADGGIRYSGDVVKALAAGADLVMLGSLLAGTRESPGQSVYFQGRRFKTYRGMGSLGAMNKGSSDRYGQNSSGKLVAEGVEGRVPYKGPLSDVIFQLMGGLRSGMGYVGANSLDELRKRATFTRITAGGLRESHVHDIVITEEPTNYQPLG, from the coding sequence ATGGCGGATATTTCCCTCGGATTGTCTTTCGACGACGTGCTTCTCGTTCCAGCGCTGAGCGAGATTCTCCCAACGGAATCGGACATCTCCACATTTTTGACGGCCGACATCCGGCTGAATATCCCGGTCGTTTCGGCCGCGATGGACACGGTCTCGGAGCCGGAACTGGCAGTGGCACTGGCCCGCGAGGGCGGCATGGGCGTCATTCACCGCGCCTGCCCCATCGCCGACCAGGCCTCCATGGTCTCCCGCGTGAAGCGCTCGGAAAACGCCGTGATCCTGAAGCCGCTGACCGTCCGCAAGGAGCAGACGATCGATGAGATCCGCGCGATCATGGCCGAGCACGGTTTCTCCGGATTCCCGGTGATCGACGCCGAGGGCCGCCTCGAAGGCATGGTCACCGGTCGCGACGTCCGCTATCTGGAGCGCCCTGATGCAAGGGTCGAGGACGTGATGACGCGGCGCGACAAGCTGGTCACCGCCCCGGCCAATACCGAGCTCGAGGAAGCCCGCCGCATTCTCTACCAGAACCGCATCGAGAAGCTCCCGCTGGTCGATGCCGATGGCAAGCTCGTCGGCCTCATCACCGGCTCGGACATCGAGAAGCGCATCACCTTCACCAGCGCGGCGAAGGACCAGTCGGGCCGTCTCCGCTGCGGTGCCGCCGTGGGCGTGGGCCCGGACTGCGTGGAGCGGGGACAGGCGATGATCGATGCGGGTGCGGATGCGCTCTTCATCGATGCCGCCACCGGCCATACCTCGCGGGTCATGGAAGTGATCTCGAAACTTCGCTCGCTTTCCGACCGCCCGGTCATCGCCGGCAACGTGGTCACGGAACAAGGTGCGAAGGACCTCGTCGCCGCCGGTGCCAGCGCGCTGAAGGTGGGCGTGGGCCCTGGCTCGATCTGCACCACACGCGTCATCGCCGGTGTCGGCATGCCGCAATTCACCGCCATCCAGAATGTCTCCCGCTACTGCCGCGAGCGCGGCGTGAAGGTCATCGCCGACGGAGGCATCCGCTACTCGGGCGACGTGGTGAAGGCGCTGGCTGCCGGAGCCGACCTCGTGATGCTCGGCTCCCTGCTCGCCGGCACCCGCGAAAGCCCCGGCCAGAGCGTCTATTTCCAAGGCCGCCGCTTCAAGACCTACCGCGGCATGGGCTCGCTCGGTGCGATGAACAAGGGATCGAGCGACCGCTACGGACAAAACAGCTCCGGCAAGCTCGTCGCCGAAGGCGTCGAAGGTCGCGTGCCCTACAAGGGCCCGCTCTCCGACGTGATCTTCCAGCTCATGGGCGGCCTCCGCTCCGGCATGGGCTACGTCGGTGCCAACAGCCTCGATGAACTCCGCAAGCGCGCCACCTTCACCCGCATCACCGCGGGCGGCCTGCGCGAAAGCCACGTCCACGACATCGTCATCACCGAGGAGCCGACGAACTACCAACCGCTCGGCTAA
- the guaA gene encoding glutamine-hydrolyzing GMP synthase, with product MHDTNHVAVLDFGSQYTQLIVRRVRELGFFAKLYALEDFPDIGKPGAIILSGGPKSTSEVDAPDLDFEALKAFGVPVLGVCYGMQLLNIKFGGTVKASNRREYGPAALKPDSCTGLYDGVSAESQVWMSHSDTVENLPECSVVLASNQHGTPVSLKWEDRFYGIQFHPEVTHSHEGNRILHNFLLTASELEPFRIDDLKREIIDGIRAAAGTKQVVCGVSGGVDSTVLAVLLHEAGVNVRAIYVDHGLMRKDETAEVQANFKRMGVEIETIDASERFLGALAGVADPEAKRKIIGELFIDTFWDAVGDAEMLAQGTLYPDVIESASNAKSKASKIKTHHNRVDRILELQAQGKVLEPLAELFKDEVRALGASLGIAHDILWRHPFPGPGLAVRCPGDITEEKLHIIRECDAIFIGKLKEHGWYDKVWQAYAGLIPVKTVGVKGDERSYEWSTNLRAVVSDDAMTADWVELPSQILRETSNRILNEVKGINRVLYDISTKPPASIEWE from the coding sequence ATGCACGACACCAATCACGTCGCGGTCCTCGATTTCGGTTCGCAGTACACGCAGCTCATCGTTCGCCGCGTCCGCGAGCTGGGCTTCTTCGCGAAGCTCTACGCGCTTGAGGATTTCCCGGACATCGGCAAGCCCGGTGCCATCATCCTCTCCGGCGGCCCGAAGAGCACGTCCGAGGTGGACGCCCCGGATCTCGATTTCGAGGCGCTGAAGGCATTTGGCGTGCCGGTACTCGGCGTCTGCTACGGGATGCAGCTTCTCAATATCAAGTTCGGCGGCACGGTGAAGGCCAGCAACCGCCGCGAGTACGGCCCGGCCGCGCTCAAGCCCGACTCCTGCACCGGTCTTTACGACGGCGTCTCCGCGGAGTCGCAGGTGTGGATGAGCCACTCGGACACGGTGGAGAATCTGCCGGAGTGCTCCGTGGTGCTCGCCTCGAACCAGCACGGCACGCCCGTCTCGCTCAAGTGGGAAGACCGCTTCTACGGCATCCAGTTCCACCCCGAGGTGACGCATAGCCACGAGGGCAACCGCATCCTCCACAACTTCCTCCTCACCGCCAGCGAGCTGGAGCCCTTCCGCATCGACGATCTCAAGCGCGAGATCATCGACGGCATCCGCGCCGCGGCCGGCACGAAGCAGGTGGTCTGCGGTGTTTCCGGCGGCGTCGATAGTACGGTGCTCGCCGTACTTCTTCATGAGGCTGGCGTGAATGTCCGCGCGATCTACGTGGACCACGGCCTGATGCGGAAGGACGAGACCGCCGAGGTGCAGGCAAACTTCAAGCGCATGGGAGTGGAGATCGAGACCATCGATGCCTCGGAGCGTTTCCTCGGCGCGCTCGCGGGCGTCGCCGATCCGGAAGCCAAGCGCAAGATCATCGGCGAGCTCTTCATCGACACCTTCTGGGACGCCGTCGGCGATGCCGAGATGCTCGCCCAGGGCACGCTCTACCCCGACGTCATCGAAAGCGCGTCCAACGCGAAGTCGAAGGCCTCGAAGATCAAGACGCACCACAACCGCGTCGATCGCATCCTCGAGCTGCAGGCGCAGGGCAAGGTGCTGGAACCGCTCGCCGAACTCTTCAAGGACGAGGTCCGCGCGCTCGGTGCCTCGCTCGGCATCGCTCACGATATCCTGTGGCGTCACCCCTTCCCCGGCCCCGGCCTCGCCGTGCGTTGCCCCGGCGACATCACGGAGGAAAAGCTGCACATCATCCGCGAGTGCGACGCCATCTTCATCGGCAAGCTCAAGGAGCACGGCTGGTATGACAAGGTCTGGCAAGCCTACGCCGGACTGATCCCGGTCAAGACCGTGGGCGTGAAAGGCGACGAGCGCTCCTACGAGTGGTCCACGAATCTCCGTGCCGTCGTCTCGGACGATGCCATGACCGCCGACTGGGTCGAGCTTCCCTCCCAGATCCTCCGCGAGACCAGCAATCGCATCCTCAACGAGGTGAAGGGCATCAACCGAGTGCTCTACGACATCTCGACCAAGCCCCCGGCCAGCATCGAGTGGGAGTAA
- a CDS encoding SMI1/KNR4 family protein, with product MTSDILEAKKLIDRLRAADPEFLVFGARSHRYEIGPPLSEPELSSFEERYGITLPEDFRLYLSLVGNGNESKPGPRATPHRTAGAGPGYGIHTLSETVIGDQTCVPFPYSQEVEVPIDEAGDDVPGALEICTLGCGSHVNLIVAGSEFGKVWKGNEYLHFSPTHLNFASWITEWAEGALSLLAKRELVQKLSLGMTKAQVVDVIGGEWTVRKSGRWWFFEGPTIPARIALSEENGVVSSIDPWPFI from the coding sequence ATGACGTCGGACATTCTGGAAGCAAAGAAGCTGATCGACCGCCTGCGGGCAGCCGACCCTGAATTCCTTGTGTTCGGAGCCCGGTCCCATCGCTATGAGATCGGGCCACCTCTCTCTGAACCCGAGTTATCAAGCTTCGAAGAACGGTACGGCATCACCCTGCCGGAGGACTTCCGGCTTTATCTGTCGCTTGTAGGAAATGGCAACGAAAGCAAACCCGGTCCGCGTGCAACTCCTCACCGAACAGCGGGCGCAGGACCGGGCTATGGCATCCACACTCTATCGGAGACGGTTATCGGAGACCAGACTTGCGTTCCTTTCCCGTATTCCCAAGAGGTGGAAGTTCCCATCGACGAAGCTGGAGACGACGTGCCCGGAGCCCTCGAAATCTGCACCTTGGGCTGCGGCAGTCACGTGAACCTGATTGTCGCGGGATCGGAATTCGGGAAAGTCTGGAAAGGGAACGAATATCTCCACTTCAGTCCAACTCATCTCAACTTTGCTTCGTGGATCACCGAGTGGGCTGAGGGGGCATTGTCCCTACTTGCCAAAAGGGAACTGGTTCAAAAACTCTCCTTGGGAATGACCAAGGCACAGGTTGTGGACGTGATTGGAGGCGAATGGACTGTGAGGAAGAGTGGACGTTGGTGGTTTTTTGAAGGGCCGACAATTCCCGCACGAATAGCATTAAGCGAAGAGAATGGCGTGGTCTCCTCGATTGATCCATGGCCATTCATTTGA